Proteins from a single region of Streptococcus oralis:
- the pabB gene encoding aminodeoxychorismate synthase component I, with amino-acid sequence MHRKTVIDFRALGERYTFTQPIKELKTRDLSEVADLLAQVESYQEQGYYVAGYVSYEAAPAFEEKLAVHKAPLLAEYLLYFTVHDRVETSPIPLTYEEVDLPSKWQEETSAENYEKAIAQIHHHLRQGDTYQVNYTVQLKQDLSANPFAIYNRMVVEQEAGYNAYVEHDEMAVISMSPELFFEQNDRELTTRPMKGTTKRGLTDDEDLKEAAWLEQDPKNRSENMMIVDLLRNDMNRISEVGSEHVERLCQVEQYSTVWQMTSTIKSQLREDVDLVAIFRSLFPCGSITGAPKIATMEIIKDLEPQPRGVYCGTIGLLLPNGRRIFNVAIRTIQLHKGQAIYGVGGGITWDSTWESEYREVHQKAAVLYRKQARFQLITTGKISQKQLLFEDQHLERLTKASRYFAYPFDPENLRQKIEKECQVCDVNQDYRLRVTLSKSGEMKLSRQILTLLSPSFCKAQLYQQEADLNQSFTYFKTTYRPHLSVGEQEIIYHNAAGELLETSIGNLVLKINGKLYTSPISLGILPGIYRQHLLKTGQVEEKVLTLADLNQAEAVYGCNAVRGLYELRIES; translated from the coding sequence ATGCATAGAAAAACAGTGATTGATTTTAGGGCTTTGGGGGAGAGATACACCTTTACCCAGCCGATCAAAGAGTTAAAAACGAGAGACTTATCAGAAGTAGCGGACCTGCTGGCACAGGTGGAAAGCTACCAAGAACAAGGCTATTATGTGGCGGGCTACGTCAGTTACGAGGCTGCACCTGCTTTTGAGGAGAAACTAGCAGTTCATAAAGCTCCTTTACTGGCAGAGTATCTGTTATATTTTACAGTTCATGATAGGGTGGAAACATCTCCTATTCCTCTGACTTATGAGGAAGTAGATCTGCCTTCAAAGTGGCAGGAAGAAACATCTGCAGAGAACTATGAAAAGGCGATTGCCCAGATTCACCATCATTTACGCCAGGGGGATACCTATCAGGTCAACTACACCGTCCAACTCAAGCAAGACCTAAGTGCTAATCCTTTTGCCATTTACAATCGTATGGTGGTAGAACAGGAGGCGGGCTACAATGCCTATGTTGAACATGATGAGATGGCAGTGATTTCCATGAGCCCAGAGCTTTTTTTTGAGCAAAATGACCGAGAATTAACGACTCGGCCAATGAAGGGAACAACTAAACGTGGTCTGACTGACGATGAAGATTTGAAAGAGGCAGCTTGGTTGGAGCAGGATCCCAAAAATCGTTCTGAAAATATGATGATTGTGGACCTCTTGCGCAATGATATGAACCGTATTTCTGAAGTGGGCAGTGAGCATGTGGAGCGTCTGTGCCAAGTGGAGCAGTATTCGACCGTTTGGCAGATGACTTCGACCATCAAGAGTCAGTTGCGAGAGGATGTGGACTTGGTTGCCATTTTTCGCTCTCTCTTTCCTTGTGGATCAATAACGGGAGCTCCGAAAATTGCAACCATGGAAATCATCAAGGACTTGGAGCCACAACCCAGAGGAGTTTACTGTGGAACGATTGGTCTCTTGCTTCCAAATGGGCGACGAATTTTCAATGTCGCCATTCGGACCATTCAACTTCACAAGGGCCAAGCCATTTATGGAGTTGGAGGCGGGATTACTTGGGATAGCACCTGGGAGTCTGAATACCGTGAAGTGCATCAAAAGGCGGCTGTTCTCTATCGTAAACAAGCACGTTTCCAATTGATTACAACTGGGAAAATCAGCCAAAAACAACTGCTTTTTGAAGATCAACATCTGGAAAGACTGACAAAGGCGAGTCGATATTTTGCCTATCCTTTTGATCCAGAAAACCTGAGACAAAAGATAGAGAAAGAGTGCCAAGTTTGTGATGTTAATCAAGACTACCGCTTACGAGTTACCCTCAGCAAATCTGGAGAGATGAAACTAAGTCGCCAAATCTTAACACTCCTCAGTCCAAGTTTCTGCAAAGCCCAACTTTATCAGCAAGAAGCAGATTTAAATCAATCCTTTACTTACTTTAAAACAACTTATAGACCACATTTGAGCGTAGGGGAACAGGAAATCATTTACCATAATGCAGCAGGAGAATTGCTTGAAACCTCTATTGGAAATCTGGTCTTAAAAATTAATGGTAAGCTCTACACATCTCCTATCAGTTTAGGGATTTTGCCAGGAATCTATCGTCAGCATTTGCTAAAAACAGGACAGGTAGAGGAAAAAGTCTTGACTTTGGCAGACTTGAACCAAGCAGAAGCTGTCTATGGCTGTAACGCAGTGAGAGGATTGTATGAGTTGAGGATTGAATCTTAA
- a CDS encoding ROK family glucokinase, which produces MSQKIIGIDLGGTSIKFAILTQEGEIQEKWSIKTNILDEGSHIVDDMIESIQHRLDLLGLSSTDFRGIGMGSPGVVDREKGTVIGAYNLNWKTLQPIKEKIEKALGIPFFIDNDANVAALGERWMGAGENQPDVVFMTLGTGVGGGIVAEGKLLHGVAGAAGELGHITVDFDQPIACTCGKKGCLETVASATGIVNLTRRYADEYEGDAALKRLIDDGEEVTAKTVFDLAKEGDDLALIVYRNFSRYLGIACANIGSILNPSTIVIGGGVSAAGEFLLQGVQKVYDENTFPQVRTSTKLALATLGNDAGVIGAASLVLQ; this is translated from the coding sequence ATGAGTCAAAAGATTATTGGGATTGACCTTGGTGGAACATCTATCAAGTTTGCAATTTTAACTCAAGAGGGAGAAATCCAAGAAAAATGGTCTATCAAGACTAATATTTTGGATGAGGGAAGTCATATTGTAGATGATATGATTGAGTCTATTCAGCATCGTTTGGACTTGCTTGGATTGTCATCTACGGATTTCCGAGGCATTGGAATGGGATCACCTGGTGTGGTTGACCGTGAAAAAGGAACTGTTATCGGTGCCTACAACCTCAACTGGAAAACCCTTCAACCAATTAAAGAAAAGATTGAAAAAGCCTTGGGGATTCCATTCTTCATCGATAATGATGCCAACGTAGCTGCTCTTGGTGAGCGCTGGATGGGTGCTGGTGAAAACCAACCAGACGTTGTCTTTATGACACTTGGTACAGGTGTTGGTGGCGGTATCGTGGCAGAAGGCAAATTGCTTCACGGTGTCGCTGGTGCGGCAGGAGAACTTGGTCATATCACTGTTGACTTTGACCAACCAATCGCTTGTACTTGTGGTAAGAAAGGCTGTTTGGAGACAGTTGCTTCTGCAACAGGGATTGTCAACTTGACACGTCGTTATGCTGATGAATACGAAGGCGATGCAGCCTTGAAACGCTTGATTGATGACGGTGAAGAAGTAACTGCTAAAACTGTCTTTGACCTTGCAAAAGAAGGGGATGACCTTGCCTTGATCGTTTACCGAAACTTCTCACGTTACTTGGGAATCGCTTGTGCTAATATCGGCTCAATCCTAAACCCATCAACAATCGTTATCGGTGGTGGTGTGTCAGCAGCTGGAGAATTCCTTCTCCAAGGTGTTCAAAAAGTCTACGACGAAAATACCTTCCCTCAAGTACGCACATCCACAAAATTGGCTCTTGCAACTCTAGGAAATGACGCTGGAGTTATCGGAGCAGCATCACTTGTATTGCAATAA
- a CDS encoding thymidylate synthase, giving the protein MTKADTIFKENIERILKDGVFSEQARPKYKDGTVANSKYITGAFAEYDLSKGEFPITTLRPIAIKSAIKEVLWIYQDQSNSLDVLNDKYNVHYWNDWEVGDTGTIGERYGAVVKKHDIINKILKQLEANPWNRRNIISLWDYQAFEETDGLLPCAFQTMFDVRRVDGEIYLDATLTQRSNDMLVAHHINAMQYVALQMMIAKHFGWKVGKFFYFINNLHIYDNQFEQAQELLRRDPSNCQPRLVLNVPDKTNFFDIKAEDFELVDYDPVKPQLKFDLAI; this is encoded by the coding sequence ATGACAAAAGCAGATACGATTTTTAAAGAAAATATTGAACGAATCCTCAAAGACGGTGTCTTTTCTGAACAAGCACGTCCCAAGTACAAGGATGGGACTGTTGCTAATTCCAAGTACATAACGGGCGCCTTTGCGGAGTATGATTTGTCTAAGGGGGAATTTCCCATCACAACCTTGCGTCCCATTGCAATCAAATCCGCCATCAAGGAAGTACTCTGGATTTACCAAGATCAGTCTAATAGCTTAGATGTTCTCAATGACAAGTACAATGTTCACTACTGGAATGACTGGGAAGTGGGAGATACGGGAACCATCGGTGAGCGCTATGGGGCAGTCGTTAAGAAACACGATATCATTAATAAGATTCTCAAGCAGTTGGAAGCCAATCCTTGGAATCGTCGCAATATCATCTCACTCTGGGATTACCAAGCATTTGAGGAGACAGACGGCCTCCTTCCATGCGCCTTTCAGACCATGTTTGATGTCCGTCGTGTTGATGGAGAAATCTATCTGGATGCGACCTTGACTCAGCGTTCTAACGATATGCTGGTGGCCCACCACATTAACGCTATGCAGTACGTAGCCTTGCAGATGATGATTGCCAAGCATTTCGGCTGGAAGGTTGGGAAGTTTTTCTATTTTATCAACAACCTTCATATCTATGATAATCAGTTTGAACAAGCTCAGGAATTACTCCGTCGTGATCCGTCAAATTGCCAACCACGTTTGGTCTTGAATGTACCAGACAAGACTAACTTCTTTGATATCAAAGCGGAAGATTTTGAGTTAGTTGACTATGATCCGGTTAAGCCACAGCTGAAGTTTGATTTGGCTATTTAA
- a CDS encoding DUF3042 family protein — MAKGFAKGLVTGVAGTVAAVAGAVYAIKKKVIEPEEQKAAFIEENRKKAARRRVSH, encoded by the coding sequence ATGGCTAAAGGATTCGCTAAAGGTCTTGTAACAGGTGTCGCAGGAACTGTCGCTGCCGTTGCAGGTGCAGTATATGCAATTAAAAAGAAAGTGATTGAGCCAGAAGAGCAAAAAGCAGCTTTCATCGAAGAAAACCGCAAAAAAGCAGCTCGCCGTCGCGTATCACATTAA
- the miaA gene encoding tRNA (adenosine(37)-N6)-dimethylallyltransferase MiaA yields the protein MKTKIIVIVGPTAVGKTALAIEVAKRFGGEVVSGDSQQVYRGLDIGTAKASPEEQAAVPHHLIDVREVTESYSAFDFVSEAKKAIEDIQSRGKLAIIAGGTGLYIQSLLEGYHLGGETPHKEILAYRASLESYSDEELAHLVEQADLEIPQFNRRRAMRALEIAHFGQDLENQESPYEALIICLDDERSQLYERINRRVDLMFEAGLLDEAKWLFEHYPYVQAAKGIGYKELFPYFRGEQTLEEASESLKQATRRFAKRQLTWFRNRMQVTFYQIGESGVKDRILSQIEEFLND from the coding sequence ATGAAAACAAAAATAATTGTGATTGTTGGACCGACTGCTGTTGGGAAGACAGCCCTTGCTATTGAAGTGGCTAAGCGCTTTGGTGGAGAGGTGGTCAGTGGTGACAGTCAGCAAGTATACAGAGGGTTGGATATTGGGACGGCCAAGGCTAGCCCAGAGGAGCAAGCAGCTGTTCCTCATCATTTGATTGATGTCAGAGAGGTGACCGAGTCTTACTCGGCTTTTGATTTTGTTTCAGAAGCTAAGAAGGCTATTGAGGATATTCAAAGCCGTGGCAAGCTAGCCATTATCGCTGGTGGAACTGGACTTTATATCCAGAGCTTGCTGGAAGGCTATCATCTAGGTGGGGAAACACCTCATAAGGAGATATTAGCCTATCGAGCTAGTTTAGAGTCTTATTCAGATGAGGAATTAGCCCATCTTGTGGAGCAAGCAGATCTTGAAATTCCCCAGTTTAACCGTCGTCGTGCTATGCGTGCCTTGGAGATTGCCCATTTTGGTCAGGATTTGGAAAATCAGGAAAGTCCTTATGAAGCTTTGATTATCTGCTTGGATGATGAACGCAGTCAGCTTTATGAACGTATCAACCGTCGAGTAGATCTGATGTTTGAGGCTGGATTATTGGATGAAGCCAAGTGGTTGTTTGAGCATTATCCATATGTACAGGCAGCCAAAGGCATTGGCTACAAAGAACTCTTTCCTTATTTCCGTGGGGAACAAACTCTTGAGGAAGCAAGCGAGAGTCTCAAACAGGCAACCCGTCGTTTTGCCAAGCGTCAGTTGACCTGGTTCCGTAATCGCATGCAGGTGACCTTTTATCAGATAGGAGAGTCTGGCGTGAAGGACCGCATTTTAAGCCAGATAGAGGAGTTTTTAAATGATTGA
- the hflX gene encoding GTPase HflX — protein sequence MIETEKKEERVLLIGVELQGMDNFDLSMEELASLAKTAGAVVVDSYRQKREKYDSKTFVGSGKLEEIAFMVDAEEITTVIVNNRLTPRQNVNLEEVLGIKVIDRMQLILDIFAMRARSHEGKLQVHLAQLKYLLPRLVGQGIMLSRQAGGIGSRGPGESQLELNRRSVRNQITDIERQLKVVEKNRATVREKRLESSTFKIGLIGYTNAGKSTIMNTLTSETQYEADELFATLDATTKSIHLGGNLQVTLTDTVGFIQDLPTELVSSFKSTLEESKHVDLLVHVIDASNPYHEEHEKTVLSIMKDLDMEDIPRLTLYNKADLVEDFTPTQTPYALISAKSEDSREQLQALFLEKIKDIFERFTLRVPFSKSYKIHDLESVAILEDRDYQDDGEVITGFISEKNKWRLEEFYD from the coding sequence ATGATTGAAACGGAGAAAAAAGAGGAACGTGTCCTGCTCATTGGTGTGGAATTACAGGGCATGGACAATTTTGACCTCTCTATGGAAGAATTGGCCAGTCTAGCCAAGACTGCTGGAGCAGTTGTAGTCGATAGCTACAGACAAAAACGTGAAAAATATGATTCCAAGACCTTTGTCGGCTCTGGCAAGTTGGAAGAAATTGCGTTCATGGTGGATGCAGAAGAGATTACAACTGTCATCGTCAACAACCGCTTGACTCCACGGCAAAATGTCAATCTAGAGGAAGTTCTGGGTATCAAGGTTATTGACCGTATGCAGTTGATTTTGGATATCTTTGCCATGCGAGCTCGAAGCCATGAAGGCAAGCTCCAAGTTCATTTGGCCCAGCTTAAGTATCTCTTGCCTCGCTTGGTTGGTCAAGGGATTATGCTCAGCCGTCAGGCAGGGGGAATTGGTTCCCGTGGTCCTGGTGAAAGCCAGCTGGAGCTGAACCGTCGTAGCGTTCGCAATCAAATCACAGATATCGAGCGCCAGCTCAAGGTGGTTGAGAAAAATCGGGCGACAGTCAGAGAAAAGCGTCTGGAATCAAGCACCTTTAAGATTGGTTTGATTGGTTACACCAATGCTGGAAAATCAACCATCATGAACACCTTGACCAGTGAGACCCAGTATGAAGCAGACGAGCTGTTTGCGACTCTGGATGCGACAACGAAGAGTATCCATCTGGGGGGCAATCTTCAGGTTACCTTGACTGATACGGTTGGCTTTATCCAAGATTTGCCGACAGAGTTGGTGTCCAGTTTCAAGTCTACTTTGGAAGAAAGTAAGCATGTGGATCTTCTGGTTCATGTCATCGATGCCAGTAATCCTTATCACGAGGAACATGAAAAAACGGTTCTGTCTATCATGAAAGACTTGGATATGGAGGATATTCCTCGCCTGACTCTTTATAATAAAGCGGATTTGGTGGAGGATTTCACGCCGACTCAAACGCCTTATGCCCTCATTTCTGCCAAGTCTGAGGATAGTCGTGAGCAGTTGCAAGCATTGTTTTTGGAGAAGATCAAGGATATTTTTGAGAGATTTACCCTGCGCGTGCCTTTTTCAAAGTCTTACAAGATTCATGATTTGGAAAGTGTAGCGATTCTGGAGGATCGTGACTACCAAGATGACGGTGAAGTGATTACAGGATTTATTTCCGAGAAAAATAAATGGAGGTTAGAGGAATTTTATGACTGA
- a CDS encoding cystathionine beta-lyase, whose product MTDIKTLALKYGGYTSLDKVYLDQLLAGKTEQEQLALITPPPSVVNAYFAELYQKKSPEAATDYFAELSHELNLYNAEPSFTFENKPFIRLNLSGKSFGFCYESEGLGRIFSENEEGISDDLLFEIAQIFPHQLVFEESGKIYMKDAGDKEVVSVENLTALTDLESLADGRKRLKGYSQDDLLQESKAFTGKRYFRSENRTAMLYID is encoded by the coding sequence ATGACTGATATTAAAACTTTGGCTCTAAAGTATGGAGGTTATACAAGTCTGGATAAGGTCTATCTAGATCAACTTCTAGCTGGCAAAACAGAGCAAGAGCAGCTGGCTCTCATCACACCTCCTCCGAGTGTAGTCAATGCCTACTTTGCAGAACTCTACCAGAAAAAGAGTCCTGAAGCTGCGACGGATTATTTTGCAGAACTCAGTCATGAACTGAACCTCTACAATGCTGAGCCAAGTTTCACCTTTGAAAACAAGCCCTTTATTCGTCTTAATTTATCTGGCAAATCCTTTGGCTTTTGCTATGAGAGTGAGGGACTGGGGCGGATTTTCTCTGAAAATGAAGAGGGAATCTCGGATGACTTACTTTTTGAGATTGCGCAAATTTTCCCCCATCAACTCGTCTTTGAAGAGTCTGGAAAGATTTACATGAAGGATGCCGGAGATAAGGAAGTTGTTAGTGTGGAGAATCTCACAGCTTTGACGGACTTGGAAAGTTTAGCAGATGGCCGCAAACGTCTCAAAGGTTATAGTCAAGACGATTTGCTTCAAGAGTCTAAAGCTTTTACTGGCAAGCGCTATTTCCGATCGGAAAATCGCACAGCCATGTTATATATTGATTAA
- the rnz gene encoding ribonuclease Z codes for MDIQFLGTGAGQPSKARNVSSLALKLLDEINEVWLFDCGEGTQNRILETTIRPRKVSKIFITHLHGDHIFGLPGFLSSRAFQANEEQTDLDIYGPQGIKSFVLTSIRVSGSRLPYRIHFHEFDQDSLGEILETDKFTVYAEELDHTIFCVGYRVMQKDLEGTLDAEKLKAAGVPFGPLFGKIKNGQDVVLEDGTEIKAADYISAPRPGKIITILGDTRKTNASVRLAVNADVLVHESTYGKGDEKIARNHGHSTNMQAAQVAVEAGAKRLLLNHISARFLSKDISQLKKDAASVFENVHVVKDLEEVEL; via the coding sequence ATGGATATTCAATTTTTAGGAACAGGGGCTGGTCAGCCCTCTAAAGCCCGCAACGTCTCAAGTCTCGCTCTGAAACTCTTGGACGAGATTAACGAAGTTTGGCTCTTTGACTGTGGAGAAGGAACGCAAAATCGTATTCTGGAAACCACGATTCGACCACGGAAGGTCAGCAAAATCTTTATCACTCACCTGCATGGAGACCACATCTTTGGTTTGCCAGGGTTTCTCTCTAGCCGTGCCTTTCAGGCCAATGAAGAGCAGACAGATTTGGACATTTATGGACCGCAAGGCATTAAGTCCTTTGTCTTAACCAGCATTCGTGTGTCGGGTTCTCGTCTGCCTTATCGCATTCATTTTCATGAGTTTGACCAAGATTCTCTAGGGGAAATCCTTGAGACCGATAAATTCACGGTGTATGCAGAGGAGTTGGATCACACTATTTTCTGCGTTGGTTATCGTGTCATGCAAAAGGATCTAGAAGGTACTTTGGATGCTGAAAAACTCAAAGCTGCGGGTGTGCCATTTGGACCGCTCTTTGGAAAAATTAAAAACGGTCAGGATGTTGTTCTAGAAGACGGCACTGAAATCAAGGCAGCAGACTATATCTCAGCTCCACGTCCAGGTAAGATTATTACTATTCTGGGTGACACCCGAAAAACTAATGCCAGTGTGCGTTTAGCTGTCAATGCAGATGTCCTTGTCCACGAGTCGACTTATGGTAAGGGAGATGAAAAAATTGCCCGCAATCACGGTCACTCAACCAATATGCAAGCAGCACAAGTAGCAGTAGAAGCCGGCGCCAAACGCCTCTTGCTCAATCATATCAGTGCTCGTTTTCTTTCAAAAGATATCAGCCAGCTCAAGAAAGATGCGGCTAGTGTCTTTGAAAATGTTCATGTGGTTAAAGACTTGGAAGAGGTTGAGTTATAA
- a CDS encoding SDR family NAD(P)-dependent oxidoreductase — translation MRTIIITGASGGLAQEMVKLLPNDQLILLGRNKEKLAQLYGNHPNVEWIEIDITDDSAIEALVADLYLRYGKIDVLINNAGYGIFEDFDHISDQDIHQMFEVNTFALMNLSRRLAARMKERGKGHIINIVSMAGLIATSKSSLYSATKFAAIGFSNALRLEIMPYGLYLTTVNPGPIRTGFFDQADPDGSYLKSVDRFLLEPDAVARKIVKTIGKNKRELNLPVLLNLAHKFYTLFPKLADKLAGGIFNYK, via the coding sequence ATGCGCACCATCATCATCACTGGGGCTAGCGGTGGCTTAGCCCAAGAAATGGTCAAACTCTTGCCAAATGACCAACTCATCTTACTAGGTAGAAACAAGGAAAAATTAGCTCAACTCTACGGAAATCATCCTAATGTGGAATGGATTGAAATCGACATTACTGATGACTCAGCCATAGAAGCTCTGGTAGCTGACCTCTATCTCCGTTATGGCAAGATTGATGTCTTGATTAACAACGCAGGATATGGAATTTTTGAAGATTTCGACCATATCTCTGATCAAGACATTCACCAGATGTTTGAGGTTAATACCTTTGCTCTGATGAATCTGTCTCGTCGTCTTGCAGCTCGTATGAAGGAGAGAGGAAAAGGGCATATCATCAATATTGTCAGCATGGCAGGTTTGATAGCGACTAGCAAGTCCAGTCTCTACTCAGCGACCAAGTTTGCGGCTATTGGATTTTCAAATGCTCTGCGCCTCGAAATCATGCCCTATGGTCTCTATCTAACGACGGTTAATCCAGGACCAATCCGAACAGGATTTTTTGACCAGGCTGACCCAGATGGGAGCTACCTCAAATCGGTTGACCGCTTTCTCTTAGAACCAGATGCAGTCGCTAGAAAGATTGTCAAAACCATAGGAAAAAACAAACGGGAACTCAATCTCCCAGTTTTGTTGAACCTAGCCCATAAGTTTTATACCCTCTTTCCCAAGCTAGCTGATAAGTTGGCAGGGGGAATCTTTAATTATAAGTAA